The following are encoded in a window of Novosphingobium sp. THN1 genomic DNA:
- the mfd gene encoding transcription-repair coupling factor, with the protein MSDLTRILSANTPLTLSSVARGAQPLVLADLARAAKGRAVFIAPDEAAMRAIVESAAFFAPDLEVIDFPAWDCLPFDRASPALSVSSRRLAALQRLQRKRSGPQLLVTTINAALQRVLTPFRIRESTRLLAPGTEIGRESLIALLQRQGYSRTDTVVDAGEYAVRGSVFDIYPSGLDHGLRLDFFGDELETLRLFDPNTQRSVQPVETHLLLPASEALLDDESIKRFRSRYRELFGANATGDPLYQAITDGRRLAGMEHWLPLFEDRLVTLFDHLAEGDLVLIDTTAIKAAEQRIADIADYHQSRLDSSSKAPGSYRPLAETALYLSRDELDRALAGWPVHRTTIFAEPESKQVVDFGFSSAHDFTPERAAATSGGTNIYEAAAKYIAALGTRGKKPIIAAYTAGSRSRLASLLAEAGKFTPQMADSWQEALGLAATGKPAAVVLPLEQGFASDDLELLTEQDILGDRLVRRKKKRKDADAFLAELSALTPGDLVVHMDHGIGRYLGLEAIGVGDSPHDCVQLEYSGGDKLYIPVENLDVLSRYGSDAEGVALDKLGGEAWQRRKARMRERILEMAGHLMATAAQRALRQGTVLPVDPASYGPFVDRFPWDETEDQERAIGDVLGDMAEGKPMDRLVCGDVGFGKTEVALRAAFVAAMQGVQVAVIAPTTLLARQHYSNFVERFKGFPLEIGRLSRLVPAKEASETKAGLASGQVDIVIGTHALLSKSVEFKRLGLVIVDEEQRFGVTHKEKLKELKADVHVLTLTATPIPRTLQMAMSGLRELSTIQTPPVDRLAVRTYVMPWDDMVMREALLREHQRGGQSFIVVPRIADMPELEEWLRLNVPEVRFVTAHGQMSPTEVEDRMGAFYEKKYEVLLSTTIVESGIDIPSANTIVIHRADRFGLAQLYQLRGRVGRGKIRAYAYLTVPEDMALSEVAEKRLKVLGDLDSLGAGFQLASHDLDIRGAGNLLGDEQSGHIKEVGFELYQSMLEDAILAAKAGDIGLAREREALSPQITLDAPIMIPEDYVPDLAVRMALYRRMNDAEGPDAVEALAAEMIDRFGPLPAPTQNLLRLIEVKRQAIAANIAKIDVGPKGALVSFHKDTFPDPVGLIGYVERLNGVAKLRPDNKLVITRAWGTAEGRLNGLVQMTKGLAAIVKRAKKAA; encoded by the coding sequence ATGTCCGACCTGACCCGCATCCTCTCGGCCAATACGCCGCTCACGCTCTCGTCCGTCGCGCGTGGTGCGCAGCCCCTCGTTCTGGCCGATCTTGCCCGCGCCGCCAAAGGCCGCGCCGTTTTCATCGCGCCCGACGAGGCCGCGATGCGCGCCATTGTTGAAAGCGCCGCATTCTTTGCGCCGGACCTCGAGGTCATTGACTTTCCGGCATGGGACTGCCTGCCGTTTGACCGTGCCTCCCCGGCGCTGTCTGTCAGTTCCCGCCGCCTCGCCGCGCTACAGCGGCTGCAACGCAAGCGCAGCGGTCCGCAACTGCTTGTCACGACGATCAACGCTGCGCTCCAGCGTGTCCTCACGCCGTTCCGCATCCGAGAATCCACCCGCCTCCTTGCACCGGGCACCGAAATCGGCCGCGAGAGCCTGATCGCACTCCTCCAGCGCCAGGGCTATTCGCGCACCGATACGGTGGTCGACGCGGGCGAATACGCCGTGCGCGGCTCGGTCTTCGATATCTACCCTTCGGGGCTCGATCATGGCCTCCGTCTGGACTTCTTCGGCGACGAGCTTGAAACCCTGCGCCTGTTCGATCCGAACACGCAGCGCTCGGTGCAGCCGGTCGAAACGCATCTCCTGCTGCCGGCGAGCGAAGCCCTGCTCGACGACGAGAGCATCAAGCGCTTCCGCAGCCGCTACCGCGAACTGTTCGGCGCCAACGCCACCGGCGATCCGCTCTATCAGGCTATCACCGACGGCCGTCGCCTCGCCGGCATGGAGCACTGGCTCCCGCTGTTCGAGGACCGTCTGGTCACGCTGTTCGACCACTTGGCCGAGGGCGACCTCGTCCTGATCGACACGACCGCGATCAAGGCTGCCGAACAACGCATTGCCGACATTGCCGACTATCATCAGTCGCGCCTCGATTCCTCGTCCAAGGCTCCCGGCAGCTACCGCCCTCTGGCAGAAACCGCGCTATATCTTTCGCGTGATGAGCTGGACCGGGCGCTTGCCGGTTGGCCCGTGCACCGCACCACGATCTTTGCCGAACCGGAATCGAAGCAGGTTGTCGATTTCGGCTTCAGCTCTGCCCACGATTTCACGCCGGAACGCGCTGCCGCCACTTCAGGCGGCACCAACATCTACGAAGCGGCCGCCAAGTACATTGCGGCGCTGGGCACGCGCGGCAAGAAGCCGATCATCGCGGCCTATACCGCCGGCTCCCGCTCGCGCCTCGCCTCGCTACTGGCCGAAGCCGGCAAGTTCACGCCGCAGATGGCCGATTCCTGGCAGGAAGCGCTCGGCCTTGCCGCCACGGGCAAGCCTGCTGCCGTGGTCCTGCCGCTGGAGCAGGGTTTTGCCAGCGACGATCTGGAACTGCTGACCGAGCAGGACATCCTTGGCGACCGTCTCGTCCGCCGCAAGAAGAAGCGCAAGGACGCCGACGCGTTCCTGGCCGAATTGTCCGCGCTTACGCCGGGCGACCTCGTTGTCCACATGGACCACGGCATCGGTCGCTACCTCGGCCTCGAAGCCATCGGCGTCGGCGACAGCCCGCACGATTGCGTCCAGCTCGAATACTCCGGCGGCGACAAGCTCTATATCCCGGTCGAAAACCTCGACGTCCTCTCGCGCTATGGCTCCGATGCCGAAGGCGTCGCGCTCGACAAGCTAGGCGGTGAGGCGTGGCAGCGTCGCAAGGCCCGGATGCGGGAACGCATCCTTGAAATGGCGGGCCACCTCATGGCCACTGCCGCCCAGCGCGCCCTGCGCCAAGGCACGGTGCTTCCCGTCGACCCCGCCAGCTACGGCCCCTTCGTCGATCGCTTCCCATGGGACGAAACCGAGGATCAGGAACGCGCAATCGGCGATGTCCTCGGCGACATGGCCGAAGGCAAGCCGATGGACCGCCTCGTCTGCGGCGACGTCGGCTTCGGGAAGACCGAGGTTGCCCTGCGCGCGGCATTCGTCGCGGCCATGCAGGGCGTGCAGGTTGCGGTCATCGCGCCGACGACCCTGCTCGCACGCCAGCACTATTCGAACTTCGTCGAGCGGTTCAAAGGCTTCCCGCTGGAAATCGGTCGCCTTTCGCGCCTCGTCCCCGCCAAGGAGGCAAGCGAGACCAAGGCCGGGCTTGCCAGCGGACAGGTCGACATCGTCATCGGCACCCATGCGCTCCTGTCCAAGTCGGTGGAGTTCAAGCGTCTTGGCCTTGTCATCGTTGACGAGGAACAGCGCTTCGGCGTCACCCACAAGGAAAAGCTCAAGGAACTGAAGGCGGACGTTCACGTCCTTACCCTCACCGCCACGCCAATCCCGCGCACGCTGCAGATGGCCATGTCAGGCCTGCGCGAGCTGTCCACTATCCAGACCCCGCCGGTCGACCGCCTTGCCGTGCGTACCTATGTCATGCCGTGGGACGACATGGTCATGCGCGAAGCCTTGCTGCGCGAACACCAGCGCGGCGGACAAAGCTTCATCGTCGTGCCGCGCATTGCCGATATGCCAGAGCTCGAGGAATGGCTGCGGCTAAACGTGCCCGAGGTCCGCTTCGTCACCGCGCACGGCCAGATGAGCCCGACCGAAGTCGAGGACCGGATGGGCGCGTTCTACGAGAAGAAATACGAGGTCCTGCTATCGACCACGATCGTCGAGAGCGGCATCGACATTCCCTCGGCCAATACCATCGTCATCCACCGTGCCGACCGTTTCGGCCTCGCCCAGCTCTACCAGCTGCGCGGACGCGTCGGTCGCGGCAAGATCCGTGCTTACGCCTATCTCACCGTGCCAGAGGACATGGCGCTGTCCGAAGTCGCTGAAAAGCGCCTCAAGGTCCTTGGCGACCTCGACAGCCTCGGCGCCGGCTTCCAGCTCGCCAGCCACGACCTCGACATTCGCGGCGCCGGCAACCTGTTGGGCGACGAACAGTCTGGCCACATCAAGGAAGTCGGCTTCGAACTTTATCAGTCGATGCTCGAGGATGCGATCCTTGCCGCCAAGGCTGGCGACATCGGCCTTGCCCGCGAACGCGAGGCGCTGAGCCCGCAGATCACGCTCGACGCGCCGATCATGATCCCGGAGGATTACGTCCCCGACCTTGCCGTGCGCATGGCCCTGTACCGCCGCATGAACGACGCCGAAGGACCGGATGCGGTCGAGGCCCTCGCCGCCGAAATGATCGACCGCTTCGGCCCCCTGCCCGCCCCGACGCAGAACCTGCTGCGCCTGATCGAGGTCAAGCGCCAGGCCATCGCCGCCAACATCGCCAAGATCGACGTCGGACCCAAGGGCGCGCTGGTCAGCTTCCACAAGGATACCTTCCCCGACCCGGTCGGCCTGATCGGCTATGTCGAGCGGCTCAATGGCGTTGCCAAGCTGCGTCCCGACAACAAGCTGGTCATCACCCGCGCATGGGGCACCGCAGAAGGTCGGCTCAACGGTCTGGTGCAGATGACCAAGGGTCTGGCTGCGATCGTGAAGCGGGCCAAGAAGGCGGCCTAA
- a CDS encoding succinate dehydrogenase assembly factor 2 gives MTEPAAIAPESLRRLHFRAWHRGTREADYMIGCYFDRYHASWTAEQVAWFEDLIEEDDVEIMAWALGTQPVPEKYAGAMMDAMRKLDYVEIPR, from the coding sequence ATGACCGAGCCTGCTGCCATCGCCCCCGAAAGCCTTCGCCGCCTGCACTTCCGCGCCTGGCACCGCGGCACGCGCGAAGCGGACTACATGATCGGCTGCTACTTCGACCGCTACCACGCCAGTTGGACGGCCGAGCAGGTCGCCTGGTTCGAAGACCTGATCGAGGAAGACGACGTCGAGATCATGGCATGGGCCCTCGGCACGCAGCCCGTGCCCGAAAAGTACGCCGGTGCGATGATGGATGCCATGCGCAAGCTGGACTACGTCGAGATCCCGCGCTGA
- a CDS encoding host attachment protein, producing MLIPHGAVIAVVDGKAWELYRNAGTDAAPDLAAMETPALVEHNHSSGGSHASPHQQDETAHCAAVADWLNRQVQSHKIAQLVLIAPPRALGELRHQIGKGTQNAIIKELAKDLVGRQPTEIIAALRGK from the coding sequence ATGCTGATCCCTCATGGAGCCGTCATTGCCGTCGTTGATGGCAAGGCTTGGGAGCTCTACCGCAACGCCGGAACCGACGCCGCCCCCGACCTCGCGGCCATGGAAACGCCCGCGCTCGTGGAGCACAACCACTCGAGTGGCGGCAGCCACGCATCGCCGCACCAGCAGGATGAGACCGCCCACTGCGCTGCCGTGGCAGATTGGCTCAACCGGCAGGTCCAGAGCCACAAGATCGCCCAGCTCGTGCTGATCGCCCCGCCGCGCGCCTTGGGCGAACTGCGCCACCAGATCGGCAAGGGCACCCAGAACGCCATAATCAAGGAATTGGCCAAGGACCTGGTCGGTCGCCAGCCCACCGAGATCATCGCCGCGCTGCGGGGCAAGTAA